From one Pirellulales bacterium genomic stretch:
- a CDS encoding helix-turn-helix domain-containing protein: protein MSRHSTVKPHCQNSDNARQRGTARDALLITANEAAAMLTVCTKTLQRITSKKLIPVVRLGASVRYRPADVIAYIDRLAAESVDQHKEAS, encoded by the coding sequence ATGAGCCGGCATTCAACCGTCAAGCCGCATTGCCAGAACTCAGACAACGCCCGGCAGCGGGGCACCGCACGCGACGCGCTGCTCATCACGGCCAACGAAGCGGCCGCGATGCTCACGGTCTGCACGAAGACATTGCAGCGCATCACGAGCAAAAAGCTAATCCCCGTCGTGCGCCTCGGGGCGAGCGTGCGCTACCGCCCAGCGGACGTGATCGCGTATATTGACCGGCTGGCCGCGGAGTCGGTAGATCAACACAAAGAGGCAAGCTAA